The following proteins are encoded in a genomic region of Mycobacterium sp. 155:
- a CDS encoding site-2 protease family protein, with translation MNIRPLHQSVRPSPVFLAVVAITVAGGVIAWLAGDIVRPLSYAGVFVLVVAGWLVSLCLHEFGHAFTAWRFGDHDVAVRGYLTLNPLKYSHPMLSLGLPVLFIALGGIGFPGGAVYVRTSWMTARQRTLVSLAGPAANLALAVLLLGATRLFYAPAHGVFWSGLAFLGFLQVTALVLNLLPIPGLDGYNALEPHLSPDTQRALEPAKQWSFFILLILLITPTLNRWFFGLVFWACELSGVPRSLMQIGGQLTRFWSAWM, from the coding sequence GTGAACATCCGTCCGCTGCATCAGTCGGTGCGACCGAGCCCGGTTTTCCTGGCCGTCGTGGCCATCACCGTGGCAGGCGGGGTGATCGCCTGGCTCGCCGGCGACATCGTGCGGCCACTGTCTTACGCGGGCGTGTTCGTGCTGGTGGTGGCCGGCTGGCTGGTGTCGCTGTGCCTGCATGAATTCGGGCACGCCTTCACCGCGTGGCGGTTCGGCGACCACGACGTCGCGGTGCGCGGCTACCTGACCCTCAATCCGCTCAAGTATTCGCATCCCATGCTTTCGCTGGGGCTGCCGGTGCTGTTCATCGCGCTCGGCGGGATCGGGTTTCCCGGCGGGGCGGTCTACGTGCGGACGTCGTGGATGACGGCCCGCCAACGAACCTTGGTCAGCCTGGCCGGCCCGGCGGCCAACCTGGCGCTCGCGGTGCTGCTGCTCGGAGCCACCCGGTTGTTCTACGCCCCTGCCCACGGCGTGTTCTGGTCCGGGCTGGCGTTCCTGGGTTTTCTGCAGGTCACCGCACTCGTGCTGAATCTGCTGCCGATCCCGGGGCTCGACGGCTACAACGCCCTGGAACCCCACCTGAGCCCAGACACGCAACGCGCGCTGGAACCGGCCAAGCAGTGGAGTTTCTTCATCCTGCTGATCCTGCTCATCACACCGACGCTCAACCGGTGGTTCTTCGGCCTCGTCTTCTGGGCCTGCGAATTGTCCGGGGTGCCGAGATCCCTGATGCAGATCGGCGGGCAGCTAACCCGGTTCTGGTCGGCCTGGATGTAA
- a CDS encoding glycoside hydrolase family 76 protein — MDQLWANRAGSAEAAIIQRHLSKLWYLPGTQLGVVAWPSTPKYRNFGIWHYWWQAHLLDCLVDAQVRDPQPDRKVRIERQIRSHRLRNTGWTNDYYDDMAWLALALERAGRLAGVEQPGALKKLCEQFVNAWVPEDGGGIPWRKQDQFFNAPANGPAGIFLARYDDRLRRAQQMADWIDDTLIDPETHLVFDGIKAGSLVRAQYTYCQGVVLGLEVELAARTQDTRHAERVRRLVAAVAKEMTEDGVIKGAGGGDGGLFNGILARYLALVATTLPGETADDAAARDTARSVVLKSAESAWDYRQTVDGLPLFGPFWDRSAEVPTAAGQEAELVEGAVNASAIPERDMSVQVSGWMLMEAAYTLADAADNADE; from the coding sequence ATGGATCAGCTATGGGCCAACCGCGCGGGCAGCGCCGAAGCTGCGATCATCCAACGGCATCTGAGCAAACTGTGGTATCTGCCGGGGACTCAACTCGGTGTGGTGGCCTGGCCGTCGACGCCGAAGTACCGGAATTTCGGTATCTGGCATTACTGGTGGCAGGCCCATCTGCTGGACTGCCTGGTCGATGCTCAGGTGCGCGATCCGCAGCCGGATCGCAAGGTCAGGATCGAGCGGCAGATCCGGTCGCACCGTCTGCGCAACACCGGGTGGACCAACGACTACTACGACGACATGGCTTGGCTGGCACTGGCTTTGGAACGAGCGGGACGGCTGGCCGGGGTCGAGCAACCCGGTGCGCTCAAGAAGCTATGTGAGCAGTTCGTCAATGCGTGGGTGCCTGAGGACGGCGGCGGGATCCCGTGGCGCAAGCAGGACCAGTTCTTCAATGCCCCGGCCAACGGCCCGGCCGGCATCTTCCTGGCCCGCTACGACGATCGGTTGCGCCGGGCCCAACAGATGGCGGACTGGATTGACGACACCCTGATCGACCCGGAAACCCATCTGGTGTTCGACGGGATCAAGGCCGGTTCGCTGGTGCGGGCCCAGTACACCTACTGCCAGGGCGTCGTGCTCGGGCTTGAAGTCGAGCTCGCGGCCCGCACCCAAGACACCCGGCACGCCGAGCGCGTGCGCCGGCTGGTCGCGGCGGTCGCCAAAGAGATGACCGAGGACGGTGTCATCAAAGGCGCCGGTGGCGGGGACGGTGGGCTGTTCAACGGCATCCTGGCGCGTTATCTCGCGCTCGTGGCGACGACGCTGCCGGGGGAGACCGCCGATGATGCAGCTGCGCGCGACACCGCTCGGTCAGTGGTTCTGAAATCTGCCGAATCGGCATGGGATTACCGCCAGACGGTCGACGGTCTGCCGTTGTTCGGACCGTTCTGGGACCGCAGCGCCGAAGTCCCGACGGCTGCGGGTCAGGAAGCCGAGCTCGTCGAAGGTGCGGTCAATGCCTCCGCGATTCCCGAGCGGGACATGTCGGTGCAGGTGTCGGGCTGGATGCTGATGGAGGCCGCGTACACCTTGGCGGACGCCGCGGACAACGCGGACGAGTAG
- a CDS encoding DedA family protein — protein sequence MPSFMDPVNLIGFFGTWALVGILVVVFVESGVLFPVLPGDSLLFVAGMLAAGTAARGTDVDANFQLWQLLVFIPLAAILGGQVGYFIGRTIGTSMFKPNARVLKQKYLDEAHAFFEQRGPFAIVIARFVPIVRTLAPITAGAAKMRYSVFTTFNVLGAVVWGIGLVLLGYWLGQFQIIQKLLEPIFIVIVLASVAPMFFEWLKRRRAAQNATETP from the coding sequence ATGCCGAGCTTTATGGATCCGGTCAACCTCATCGGATTCTTCGGCACATGGGCGCTGGTGGGCATCCTGGTCGTGGTGTTCGTCGAGTCGGGCGTGCTGTTCCCGGTCCTGCCCGGCGACTCACTGTTGTTCGTCGCGGGCATGCTCGCGGCGGGTACGGCGGCCCGCGGAACCGACGTCGACGCCAACTTCCAGCTGTGGCAGCTGCTGGTGTTCATCCCGCTGGCGGCGATCCTCGGCGGCCAGGTCGGGTACTTCATCGGGCGCACCATCGGGACGTCGATGTTCAAGCCCAACGCCCGGGTACTCAAGCAGAAATACCTGGACGAGGCACACGCTTTCTTCGAGCAGCGTGGGCCATTCGCCATCGTGATCGCGCGTTTTGTGCCGATCGTGCGGACACTGGCCCCGATCACCGCCGGCGCGGCCAAGATGCGCTATTCGGTGTTCACGACGTTCAACGTTCTGGGTGCGGTGGTGTGGGGAATCGGCCTCGTCCTACTGGGCTACTGGTTGGGCCAGTTCCAGATCATCCAGAAGCTGCTGGAACCGATCTTCATCGTCATCGTGCTGGCCTCGGTCGCGCCGATGTTCTTCGAGTGGCTCAAGCGCCGCCGGGCGGCGCAGAACGCCACCGAGACCCCTTAA
- the fbaA gene encoding class II fructose-bisphosphate aldolase, producing the protein MPIATPEVYAEMLSRAKEHSFAFPAINCVGSESVNAAIKGFADAGSDGIIQFSTGGAEFASGLGIKDMVTGAVALAEFAHVIADRYPITVALHTDHCPKDKLDTYVRPLLAISAERVGAGLNPLFQSHMWDGSAVPIDENLAIAQDLLKLSAAAKIILEVEIGVVGGEEDGVEAEINDKLYTTPEDFEKTIDALGAGERGRYLLAATFGNVHGVYKPGNVVLKPEVLAEGQRVAAEMLGLPIGSKPFDFVFHGGSGSLKSEIEDSLKYGVVKMNVDTDTQYAFTRPIAAHMFTNYDGVLKVDGEVGNKKAYDPRNYLKKAEASMTDRVIDACNDLHSAGRSVTAG; encoded by the coding sequence ATGCCCATCGCCACTCCCGAGGTCTACGCAGAGATGCTGAGCCGGGCCAAGGAGCACTCGTTCGCGTTCCCGGCGATCAACTGTGTCGGGTCGGAGAGCGTCAACGCGGCCATCAAGGGTTTCGCGGACGCGGGCAGTGACGGCATCATCCAGTTCTCCACCGGTGGCGCCGAGTTCGCCTCAGGCCTCGGCATCAAGGACATGGTCACCGGCGCGGTTGCGCTGGCCGAATTCGCCCACGTGATCGCCGACAGGTATCCGATCACCGTCGCGTTGCACACCGATCACTGTCCGAAGGACAAGCTGGACACCTATGTGCGGCCGCTGCTGGCGATCTCGGCCGAGCGGGTGGGCGCCGGGCTCAATCCGCTGTTCCAGTCGCACATGTGGGACGGCTCGGCAGTGCCGATCGACGAGAACCTGGCCATCGCGCAGGATCTGCTGAAACTGTCGGCGGCCGCCAAGATCATCCTCGAGGTGGAGATCGGCGTGGTCGGCGGCGAGGAGGACGGCGTCGAAGCCGAGATCAACGACAAGCTGTACACCACCCCGGAGGACTTCGAAAAGACCATCGATGCGCTGGGTGCTGGTGAGCGGGGCAGGTACCTGCTGGCCGCGACGTTCGGCAACGTGCACGGCGTATACAAGCCTGGCAACGTGGTGCTCAAGCCGGAGGTACTGGCCGAGGGGCAGCGGGTGGCCGCGGAAATGCTCGGGTTGCCTATCGGCTCGAAGCCTTTCGACTTCGTCTTTCACGGTGGCTCGGGGTCGCTCAAGTCCGAGATCGAGGATTCGCTGAAGTACGGCGTGGTCAAGATGAACGTCGACACCGATACGCAATACGCCTTTACCCGCCCGATCGCCGCGCACATGTTCACCAATTACGACGGTGTTCTCAAAGTCGATGGTGAGGTCGGTAACAAGAAGGCCTACGACCCGCGCAACTACCTCAAAAAGGCCGAGGCCTCCATGACCGACCGCGTGATCGACGCCTGTAACGACCTGCACAGCGCGGGCCGCAGTGTGACCGCCGGCTGA
- a CDS encoding UBP-type zinc finger domain-containing protein produces MLRRSRRQEPNAVPETCEHLAAAVDEPEPTTPGRCQECAEDGENNWAHLRMCITCGHVGCCDSSPHQHATAHFKQSGHAVMRSAEPGESWRWCYIDHRVG; encoded by the coding sequence ATGTTGAGGAGATCACGCCGGCAGGAGCCGAACGCGGTGCCCGAGACGTGTGAGCACCTTGCCGCTGCCGTGGACGAACCCGAACCGACAACTCCTGGGCGGTGTCAGGAATGCGCGGAGGACGGTGAGAACAACTGGGCTCACCTGCGGATGTGCATCACGTGCGGGCACGTCGGCTGCTGCGATTCCAGCCCGCACCAACACGCCACCGCGCACTTCAAGCAGAGCGGTCACGCCGTCATGCGCTCGGCCGAACCCGGCGAGAGCTGGCGTTGGTGCTATATCGACCATCGTGTCGGATGA
- a CDS encoding PaaI family thioesterase — MTGPNPYVEQHGGFPVFTPADPGPGFGRFVAAMRRAQDLAVSANPDGDVWDEAADRVEELVKLLAPYEAAEGVGPANRVPSLLGAGSLLMPPWTVRKFDPEGVELQVEFGRYYVGGNYAVHGGVLPLLFDSVFGMVIHAAGRPISRTAFLHVDYRKVTPIDTVLTARGWVREAEGRKAFVNAELRDPDGNLLAEANGLMVRLLPGQP; from the coding sequence GTGACGGGGCCGAATCCCTACGTCGAACAGCATGGCGGTTTCCCGGTATTCACGCCCGCCGACCCCGGACCGGGCTTCGGTCGGTTCGTAGCCGCGATGCGCCGCGCGCAGGATCTCGCGGTGTCGGCCAACCCGGACGGTGACGTCTGGGACGAGGCCGCCGACCGGGTCGAGGAACTCGTCAAGTTGCTCGCGCCGTATGAGGCGGCCGAGGGAGTCGGCCCGGCCAATCGAGTGCCGTCGCTGCTAGGTGCGGGCAGCCTGCTGATGCCGCCGTGGACGGTCCGCAAGTTCGACCCCGAGGGCGTCGAATTGCAGGTCGAATTCGGCCGCTACTACGTAGGCGGCAACTACGCCGTGCACGGCGGGGTGCTGCCACTGTTGTTCGACTCGGTGTTCGGCATGGTGATCCACGCGGCCGGACGACCGATCAGCCGCACCGCGTTCCTGCATGTCGACTACCGCAAGGTGACACCGATCGACACGGTCCTGACCGCCCGCGGCTGGGTCCGGGAGGCCGAGGGGCGCAAGGCATTCGTCAACGCCGAATTACGTGACCCCGATGGCAATCTGCTCGCCGAGGCCAACGGCCTGATGGTCAGATTGCTGCCCGGCCAACCCTGA
- a CDS encoding cation diffusion facilitator family transporter yields the protein MGAGHDHSHSPDTKISRMAAAAAILSIFFVVELATALTINSIALLADAGHMLTDLVAMFMGLTAVLLARKGSASPARTYGWHRAEVFTAVANAALLLGVAGFILYEAFERLGHAPEVPGVPMIVVALVGLVANAVVVFMLRSHSKDSLAVKGAYMEVVADTVGSIGVLIAGIVTVTTGWPYADVVVAVLVALWVLPRAISLARAALRILSESSPRHIDVEELRRALGGVNGVTGVHDLHVWTLVPGKDMVTAHLTSTVDAATVLDKARAVLTARGLEHATVQVETPDSAGDCPCESTW from the coding sequence ATGGGAGCCGGTCACGATCACAGCCACTCACCGGACACCAAGATCAGCCGAATGGCCGCCGCCGCTGCTATCTTGTCGATCTTCTTCGTCGTCGAACTCGCCACCGCACTGACCATCAACTCCATTGCGCTGCTGGCAGACGCCGGACACATGCTGACCGACCTGGTCGCCATGTTCATGGGCCTGACGGCGGTATTGCTCGCCCGGAAGGGCAGCGCTTCGCCGGCCCGGACATACGGCTGGCACCGCGCCGAAGTGTTCACCGCCGTCGCCAACGCCGCACTACTGCTCGGCGTCGCGGGGTTCATTCTCTACGAAGCGTTCGAGCGGCTCGGTCACGCGCCCGAGGTTCCCGGCGTGCCGATGATCGTCGTCGCACTCGTCGGCCTGGTGGCCAACGCCGTCGTGGTGTTCATGCTCCGCTCGCACTCCAAGGACAGCCTCGCCGTCAAGGGCGCCTACATGGAGGTGGTGGCTGACACGGTTGGCAGCATCGGGGTACTGATCGCCGGGATTGTCACGGTCACCACCGGGTGGCCGTACGCCGACGTGGTGGTCGCAGTGCTGGTGGCGCTGTGGGTGCTGCCCCGGGCGATCTCGCTGGCCCGCGCGGCCTTGCGCATCCTGAGCGAGTCCTCTCCCCGCCACATCGACGTCGAAGAGCTGCGTCGCGCACTGGGCGGGGTCAACGGCGTCACCGGCGTGCACGACCTGCACGTGTGGACGCTGGTACCGGGCAAGGACATGGTCACCGCGCACCTGACCAGCACCGTCGATGCCGCAACGGTGCTCGACAAGGCGCGCGCAGTGTTGACCGCACGCGGTCTGGAACACGCCACGGTGCAGGTGGAAACACCGGACAGCGCCGGGGACTGCCCCTGCGAATCGACCTGGTGA
- a CDS encoding adenylosuccinate synthase: MPAIVLIGAQWGDEGKGKATDLLGGRVQWVVRYQGGNNAGHTVVLPTGENFALHLIPSGILTPGVTNVIGNGVVVDPRVLLAELSGLEDRGVDTSGLLISADAHLLMPYHVEIDKVVERYAGSKKIGTTGRGIGPCYQDKIARIGIRVADVLDEKLLAEKIEAALEFKNQVLVKIYNRKALEPAEVVENLLTQAEGFKHRVADARLLLNQALERGETVLLEGSQGTLLDVDHGTYPFVTSSNPTSGGAAVGSGIGPTRITTVLGILKAYTTRVGSGPFPTELFDDHGAYLAKTGGEVGVTTGRARRCGWFDAVIARYATRVNGITDYFLTKLDVLSSLETVPVCVGYRVDGKRTDEMPMTQSDIHRAEPIYEELPGWWEDISTAREFSDLPAKARDYVLRLEELAGAHVSCIGVGPGRDQTIVRRDILAAK, translated from the coding sequence ATGCCGGCAATCGTCCTTATCGGCGCCCAGTGGGGCGACGAGGGCAAAGGTAAAGCCACCGATCTACTCGGTGGTCGCGTGCAATGGGTCGTTCGATACCAGGGCGGCAACAACGCGGGACACACCGTGGTGTTGCCCACCGGGGAGAACTTCGCCCTGCACCTCATCCCCTCGGGCATCCTCACACCCGGTGTCACCAACGTCATCGGCAACGGTGTGGTGGTGGATCCACGGGTACTGCTCGCCGAGCTCTCCGGTCTTGAGGACCGCGGGGTGGACACTTCGGGGCTGTTGATCTCGGCTGACGCGCACCTGCTGATGCCGTATCACGTCGAGATCGACAAGGTCGTCGAGCGGTATGCGGGCAGCAAGAAGATCGGCACCACGGGCCGCGGGATCGGTCCCTGCTACCAGGACAAGATCGCCCGCATCGGCATCCGGGTCGCCGACGTGCTCGACGAGAAACTGCTGGCCGAAAAGATCGAGGCCGCACTGGAATTCAAGAACCAGGTGCTGGTCAAGATCTACAATCGCAAGGCGCTCGAGCCGGCCGAGGTGGTCGAGAACCTGCTTACCCAGGCCGAAGGTTTCAAGCACCGTGTCGCCGATGCCCGCCTGCTGCTCAACCAGGCCTTGGAGCGTGGTGAGACCGTGCTGCTGGAGGGTTCGCAGGGCACCTTGCTCGACGTGGACCACGGCACCTATCCGTTCGTGACGTCGTCGAACCCGACTTCCGGCGGTGCCGCGGTGGGCTCCGGCATCGGCCCCACCCGCATCACCACCGTGCTGGGAATCCTCAAGGCGTACACGACGCGCGTCGGGTCGGGTCCGTTCCCGACCGAGTTGTTCGACGACCACGGCGCCTACCTCGCCAAGACCGGCGGTGAAGTCGGGGTCACCACCGGCCGGGCCCGGCGCTGCGGCTGGTTCGACGCCGTCATCGCCCGCTACGCCACTCGGGTCAACGGCATCACCGACTACTTCCTGACCAAACTCGACGTGCTCTCGAGCCTGGAGACCGTGCCGGTGTGTGTCGGCTACAGGGTCGACGGCAAGCGCACCGACGAGATGCCGATGACGCAGAGCGACATTCACCGCGCCGAGCCGATCTACGAGGAGTTGCCCGGTTGGTGGGAGGACATCTCGACCGCGCGTGAGTTCTCCGACCTGCCCGCCAAGGCGCGGGACTACGTGCTGCGGCTCGAAGAGCTTGCCGGCGCGCATGTTTCGTGCATCGGCGTGGGCCCAGGCCGCGACCAGACGATCGTGCGACGCGACATCCTGGCTGCGAAGTGA
- a CDS encoding Na+/H+ antiporter: MGVSLLAALVVSVLLAALARRCDISAPLALVVAGLAASAIPVLHDVHLDPQLVLYVILPPLLWSAGLESSYLAMRKNIRTIGLLAIGLPLATTLVVGVVAFHTVPELTIPAALTLGAIVAPPDAVSATAIGRRLGLPRRIMTLLGGESLLNDATALTAYKVALAVAVGGEIGSSSVWQRGLSTFALAAVGGIVTGITLGMVVHYIRTRLDDPLAESAIGLVAPFTIYLVAEEVHGSGVIAVVVAALLLGQRETEAGYATRLQDNAVWKALQLVLESFAFFLIGLQLPKVIGELTGISAATLAISSAAVLLAVIMVRIVWVYCFAYLPRLLSEKLRAREPAPTPGQVFILAWAGMRGVVSLAAAFAVPATTLSGAPFPGRPQLVFLTFVVVVGTLLLHGLTLPWFIKVLGVQGNEAHADAIATAAAQDRAARAAADRLDELLAETPPGADVPERAGEILRAWNTRRRNAAWEQLGRDDADIGESPTSAFRRLRLEMLAAERKTFVAERDAGHIDDEVLRTVLRGLDLEEATLNRD; the protein is encoded by the coding sequence GTGGGTGTCTCACTCTTGGCAGCCTTGGTGGTCTCTGTGCTGCTGGCCGCCCTGGCTCGCCGCTGCGACATTTCGGCGCCGCTGGCACTGGTGGTGGCAGGGCTGGCCGCGAGCGCGATCCCGGTTCTCCACGACGTCCACCTCGATCCCCAGCTGGTGCTGTACGTCATCCTGCCCCCGCTGCTGTGGTCGGCCGGGCTGGAGAGCAGCTACCTGGCAATGCGCAAGAACATCAGAACCATCGGCCTGCTGGCGATCGGACTGCCGCTGGCCACCACGCTGGTCGTCGGGGTCGTGGCGTTCCACACCGTGCCCGAGCTCACCATCCCCGCAGCACTCACGCTCGGTGCGATCGTGGCCCCTCCCGACGCCGTGTCGGCGACGGCGATCGGCCGCCGCCTGGGCCTGCCGCGCCGCATCATGACGCTGCTCGGCGGGGAGAGCCTGCTCAACGACGCCACCGCGCTGACCGCCTACAAGGTGGCGCTCGCCGTTGCGGTGGGCGGCGAGATCGGGTCGTCCTCGGTTTGGCAGCGCGGCCTGAGCACCTTCGCCCTGGCCGCGGTCGGCGGCATCGTGACCGGCATCACGCTGGGCATGGTCGTGCACTACATCCGTACCCGGCTCGACGATCCGCTCGCGGAAAGCGCCATCGGCCTGGTGGCACCGTTCACGATCTACCTCGTGGCCGAGGAAGTGCACGGCTCCGGGGTGATCGCGGTGGTCGTGGCGGCCCTGCTGCTCGGGCAGCGCGAGACCGAGGCCGGCTACGCGACCCGGCTGCAGGACAACGCGGTGTGGAAAGCGTTGCAGCTGGTGCTCGAGTCATTCGCGTTCTTCCTGATCGGGCTGCAGCTGCCCAAAGTGATCGGCGAACTCACCGGAATCTCGGCGGCCACGCTGGCGATCTCGTCGGCGGCGGTGCTCTTGGCGGTGATCATGGTGCGGATCGTCTGGGTGTACTGCTTCGCGTACCTTCCGCGGCTGCTGTCCGAGAAACTGCGGGCCCGCGAGCCCGCGCCTACTCCCGGCCAGGTGTTCATCCTCGCCTGGGCCGGCATGCGCGGCGTGGTGTCACTGGCCGCGGCGTTCGCGGTCCCGGCCACGACGCTGTCCGGCGCCCCGTTCCCCGGCCGCCCGCAGCTGGTGTTCCTCACCTTCGTCGTGGTGGTCGGAACCCTGCTCCTGCACGGCCTGACCCTGCCGTGGTTCATCAAAGTGCTCGGGGTGCAAGGCAATGAGGCCCACGCCGATGCGATCGCCACCGCGGCCGCCCAGGACCGGGCGGCCAGAGCCGCCGCCGACCGGCTCGACGAGCTGTTGGCCGAAACGCCTCCCGGCGCCGACGTGCCGGAACGGGCCGGTGAGATCCTGCGAGCCTGGAACACCAGGCGCCGCAACGCCGCCTGGGAACAACTGGGCCGCGACGACGCCGATATCGGAGAGAGCCCCACCTCGGCGTTCCGCCGGTTACGGTTGGAAATGCTTGCCGCCGAACGAAAGACATTCGTCGCCGAGCGCGACGCCGGTCACATCGACGACGAGGTGCTCCGCACCGTGCTGCGCGGGCTCGACCTGGAAGAGGCGACGCTGAACCGGGATTGA
- a CDS encoding TrmH family RNA methyltransferase, translated as MTEPLGPTEWGQTPGVGPWPGPAPSEDEAARYDPELLRDGDTRNVVDAYRYWTRDAIIADIDNRRHALHIAIENFGNDANIGAVVRTANAFAVDTVHIVGRRRWNRRGAMVTDRYQRLRHHDTTAELLAYAAEAGLTVVAVDNVPGATRLEQTELPRNCLLVFGQEGPGITPEAQGGAALTVSIAQFGSTRSINAGVAAGIAMHAWITRHADMSAAW; from the coding sequence ATGACTGAGCCATTGGGCCCCACCGAGTGGGGGCAGACACCCGGGGTCGGACCCTGGCCGGGCCCGGCCCCCTCCGAAGATGAAGCCGCGCGCTACGACCCCGAACTGCTGCGCGACGGCGACACCCGCAATGTTGTTGACGCCTACCGGTATTGGACCCGCGACGCCATCATCGCCGACATCGACAACCGCAGGCATGCGCTGCACATCGCGATCGAGAACTTCGGCAACGACGCGAACATCGGCGCGGTGGTGCGCACCGCCAATGCGTTCGCGGTGGACACCGTCCACATCGTCGGCCGGCGGCGGTGGAACCGGCGCGGCGCCATGGTCACCGACCGCTATCAACGGTTGCGTCACCACGACACCACCGCGGAGTTGCTCGCCTACGCCGCCGAGGCGGGGTTGACCGTCGTTGCCGTGGACAACGTGCCGGGCGCGACCCGGCTCGAACAGACCGAGCTACCGCGCAACTGCCTGCTTGTGTTCGGACAGGAGGGCCCCGGCATCACGCCGGAGGCGCAGGGCGGCGCGGCGTTGACGGTGTCCATCGCGCAGTTCGGATCGACCCGCAGCATCAATGCCGGGGTCGCCGCCGGAATCGCCATGCACGCCTGGATCACTCGACACGCCGACATGTCGGCGGCCTGGTAA
- a CDS encoding DUF3151 domain-containing protein has protein sequence MTRMGDLLGPEPVLLPGDPEAEDELAAGEKPAVVAAAHPSASIAWAVLAEGALEDDKAVTAYAYARTGYHRGLDQLRRNGWKGFGPVPFGHEQNQGFLRCVAALARAADDIGETDEFQRCLDLLDDCDPSARAELGLA, from the coding sequence ATGACGCGGATGGGTGATCTGCTAGGACCGGAACCGGTGTTGCTCCCGGGCGACCCGGAGGCCGAGGACGAACTCGCCGCGGGGGAGAAGCCCGCCGTGGTGGCAGCCGCGCATCCGTCGGCGTCCATCGCGTGGGCCGTACTGGCCGAGGGCGCGCTCGAGGACGACAAGGCGGTCACCGCCTATGCCTATGCCCGTACCGGTTATCACCGTGGGCTCGATCAGCTGCGTCGCAACGGCTGGAAGGGTTTCGGCCCGGTGCCGTTCGGCCATGAGCAGAACCAGGGGTTTCTGCGCTGTGTCGCGGCGCTGGCGCGGGCTGCCGACGATATCGGCGAGACCGACGAGTTCCAGCGGTGCCTGGACTTGCTCGACGACTGCGATCCGTCGGCCCGCGCCGAACTCGGTTTGGCCTAG